The following coding sequences are from one Diospyros lotus cultivar Yz01 chromosome 7, ASM1463336v1, whole genome shotgun sequence window:
- the LOC127806828 gene encoding probable aquaporin PIP2-5 encodes MAKDVAEHGSFSSGKDYCDPPPVPLVDPEELKKWSFYRALIAEFIATLLFLYVSVLTVIGYKSQTDPATNADACGGVGILGIAWAFGGMIFVLVYCTAGISGGHINPAVTFGLLLARKVSLVRAMMYMVAQCLGAIAGVALVKTFQESYYHRYGGGANQLASGYSTGTGLGAEIIGTFVLVYTVFSATDPKRKARDSHVPVLAPLPIGFAVFMVHLATIPVTGTGINPARSLGAAVIYNEAEAWDDQWIFWVGPFVGAAIAAFYHQFILRAGAAKALGSFRSSSHV; translated from the exons ATGGCAAAGGACGTGGCGGAGCATGGGTCGTTCTCGTCGGGCAAGGACTACTGCGACCCGCCGCCGGTGCCTCTCGTCGACCCGGAGGAGCTGAAAAAGTGGTCCTTCTACAGGGCACTCATCGCTGAGTTCATAGCCACATTGCTCTTCCTCTACGTCTCAGTGCTCACCGTCATCGGCTACAAGAGCCAGACCGACCCCGCCACCAACGCCGACGCGTGCGGCGGCGTCGGCATTCTGGGCATCGCTTGGGCCTTCGGTGGAATGATCTTCGTGCTTGTCTACTGCACAGCCGGCATTTCCGGTGGCCATATAAATCCGGCTGTGACGTTCGGGCTGCTGTTAGCCAGGAAGGTGTCGCTGGTCCGGGCGATGATGTACATGGTGGCGCAGTGCCTGGGGGCCATAGCTGGGGTGGCGCTCGTCAAGACCTTCCAGGAGTCGTACTACCACCGGTACGGCGGTGGCGCCAACCAGCTCGCCAGCGGCTACAGCACCGGCACCGGGCTGGGTGCCGAAATCATCGGAACCTTTGTCCTCGTCTACACCGTCTTCTCCGCCACCGATCCCAAGAGGAAAGCCAGGGATTCCCATGTCCCA GTGTTGGCGCCACTTCCGATTGGATTTGCGGTGTTCATGGTTCACCTGGCCACGATTCCAGTGACCGGAACAGGCATCAATCCAGCCCGGAGCCTTGGAGCCGCAGTGATCTACAACGAAGCCGAGGCTTGGGACGACCAA TGGATATTTTGGGTAGGACCGTTCGTAGGAGCAGCCATTGCAGCCTTCTACCACCAGTTCATCTTGAGGGCAGGAGCTGCGAAAGCTCTTGGGTCCTTCAGGAGCAGCTCCCATGTCTGA